The Candidatus Delongbacteria bacterium genome contains the following window.
CACTACCGGGACACGGGGGACGTGTCGGTCTTCGAGATCGTCAACCTGAGCCGGGCGCGCATCCAGGGCTGGGAGATCTCGTCGGAGTGCCGCTGGAACCAACTGGGCGCGACGCTGGGCTACACGTTCGTGGACGCGCTGAACCAGGACACGCGGGAACCCCTGCCCTATCAGCCGCGGCATTCCCTCACCGGGAGCGCCAGCTGGACACCGGGCAAGTGGCGGCTCAGCACCAGCCTGCGCCAGGTCTCGGAGACCGAGCGCGTGCGCTTCTATCTCTCCGACGCGCCGGGGGCCTACACGCTGCTGGGCCTGAAGGCCGCCTACTGCCTGGGCGAAGTGGAGGTGGCGGGTTCGGTGGAGAATCTGGGCGACGTGGCCTACGAGGAGATGGAGCGCTACCGCATGCCCGGCCGCACCTGGCGGCTGGATCTGCTCTTCCAGTTGGGGAACTGAGTCGCGCGGGTCGCGCGCAACATCCGACCCCTCATCCAAGCCAGCTTACATCACCAGCCACTCGCGCAGTTCCGCGGCGCGGGCCAGCGTTTCATGATAACCCAAATCGTAGAGCTGCAGCAGACGCTGGGGATCCCGCGTGACACGGCCGATGCCCAGCGTGGAGCCGGGGCGCAGCACGAAGGCGCTGCCGGCGGCCCGCCGCTGCTCTACCAGCTCCAGTGACGCGTTGTACTGTTCGTGACGACGGGCCAGTGCGCCCCACAGCCCGGGGCAGCCTGGATGCCGGCGACGCAGGGCCCAGCCGGTGGTGGCGGGCTGCTTGCGGTAGCCCGCGCACTGGGTGAGCACTACGAGATTGCGCGACAGTCCGTCGGCCTCGCTGCGGGCCAGCGGGACGCTGTCCACCAGACCGCCGTCCATCAACCGCCGGCCGCGAAACTCCACCGGATTGCCGATCCAGGGTAGGCTGGTGGCCGCGCGCAACACGGTCATCAACTCCGCATCCGACAGCCCGGGCTTGTCCACGTAGACGGCCGCGCCCGTGTCCACGTCCGTGGCGCTGGTGGTCCAGCCGGCGGGGTTGGCGCGGAAGGCGGCGAAATCGAAGGGCACCAGACGCAGCGGCACGTCCCCGTAGATGAAGTCCATCCCGAAGGCCTCGCCCGAGCGCAGCAGGCGCGCCCAACTAAACCAGCGTGTGTCACGCACGAAGCGCGTATTGACGATGCGGTTGCGTTCCTGCTGTCCGGCCACCCAGTTGACCCCGTTGCAGGCGCCCATGGACGTGCCAATCACCGCAGGAAAGGTCAGGCCCAGGTCGTGCAGGGCGCGCAGCACGCCGCTGGTGTAGACGCCGCGCAGGCCGCCCCCTTCCAGGACCAGGCCGCAGGTTGTCGACTCGGGTGGCCAAGCGGGCATCGCCCCTCCGAACTTGCTGGATCCGCGCAGGTCCGGCTGGAGCCGGTCTGGCCCTGCCGGGGGCGTGGTCACAGGGATCATCGCGTGTCCCAAGATACAAGGCCCGGTGCTGAGCCCGTCCCTGCCTGGGACCTGCCGCGCGGAGCCGAATGACCCCGGGCGGGACGTTCAAATCGGGCTTGCCTTTCTCAACCGGGAACGCCACACTTGCCCCGCGCCGATTTGCCTCCGCTTGCGGGCGCGTAAGAAATGCAGCTAAAGTGTGATCGAGCCGTTCGACCGCTTTGATCCCGCTGGCGCTGCGCCCAAGCGGGATTTTTCGTTGCCGCCGAGTTGATGTTCAGCTTGCAGGGCGGGGTACAAATGCTGCTAAAGCGGGCGCCTCCTGGGTGGAGACGCCGCCGTGTGTTCCACCAGTCTCAGGAGGATGCCATGTCCAACTCCCACCTCACCCCGGCCTGCGGGAATGCCACCCCGCAACCCCACAATCCGGCAGATCCGACGCAACTGGCGGATCAGACCCGGCCGCCGGAAGCCAGGCTTGAGGACCGCTACGATCTGGACCAGCGCCCCCGCTGGTATCGTTCCGACCCCGCGCAGGAGGTGCGGGGCACCCTGCGGCGGGCCCTGTTGGAGGACGTCGGGGTCGGCCGGCTGCTGGAGGAGGGGCTGGACTCGGCCCTGGCGCCCAGCTTGGATCAGCGGGAGAAGAAGCTGTTGTTCGACATCGCCGGCCCGGCGGCGCTCTCCGGCGAGGACCTGCCGGAGTTGTCGGACGGCGCCGTCGAGCTCTGCCGCATCTGGTTCAACGGCACGGTGCACAACGAGGTCACGGCGGTGTACGCCTGTCCGGCCTCCACCTGGGAGGCGGATTGCATCGCCGAGTTGGCGGAGTCCCTGGGGATTGA
Protein-coding sequences here:
- a CDS encoding patatin family protein encodes the protein MPAWPPESTTCGLVLEGGGLRGVYTSGVLRALHDLGLTFPAVIGTSMGACNGVNWVAGQQERNRIVNTRFVRDTRWFSWARLLRSGEAFGMDFIYGDVPLRLVPFDFAAFRANPAGWTTSATDVDTGAAVYVDKPGLSDAELMTVLRAATSLPWIGNPVEFRGRRLMDGGLVDSVPLARSEADGLSRNLVVLTQCAGYRKQPATTGWALRRRHPGCPGLWGALARRHEQYNASLELVEQRRAAGSAFVLRPGSTLGIGRVTRDPQRLLQLYDLGYHETLARAAELREWLVM